A single Oncorhynchus mykiss isolate Arlee chromosome 24, USDA_OmykA_1.1, whole genome shotgun sequence DNA region contains:
- the LOC110503975 gene encoding uncharacterized protein LOC110503975 isoform X2 produces the protein MIDLSHLTEEEQSMIMTVLKRDEELKKAEEERIKQLQKTSAPVESRLKYLTGEWFYEAKSLRHRDKIHGSEIILASMKQRKAGSLDGFLSRPRAVSSKVSDITPPPKPARLLVAPTRPQENSESPSASDAEKERLNSVVRSPGRPRHNPFNRASLILEVEKTEKQLSNGNQEAEKASETEPLSPLKIHMTADSTSHNSAWSATSEGSSLGFRPVPKKRTFLSRRSQSSLTGSDVSVPGQQGHVAGSKVTAPAPQGSLQHGSSWGSNQSSQGALDVQSEKSTPSSICELQNNATPVSPSSQQLNTLSHLSHKPLKDLTLVSTNTELEREKEAHEREKRAEEPSDNSLRTPSLLRETESSKVPLRPLSEPKPLRLLELRPVTHSDNDRHTDKSYRGGQKSSDGLIQREFVSMSPPQSRERSDGPFSEPLSIPLSPSSELTAPSHHQPAQHAAFQLIEMQDKEMIRTCIVGTASRQEDDSLPPSTVEQWMHHELKNPGDKPDKHVRKKRLGHKPASKLAPRSPQSTGEEGDSISKVLEWFSRSTDSNDWLETESDQPDMEEDVIGPAKTDTDDRPTFESRSQQTEGKALEMKRKHVDPSLDIQSIGEGVSVCLTPDVEDGSQSESSVNQPPDQSPLNTERSYQPKRRMSEAERLRAAYRKEFKQVMLDREDDVIYRQEDVKNVSGPPAKATGPQVTTQEVKEKEEVQDENQPPKISHLKSFWEKGNTGPKILISRSITGKGQQQMEKERELADKSHRTVPGPESYSVEGSSRKNLGDRKEDERLSLDTQQNSASQDVRSVQPSVSPYKQEVYTPKQSVVIAPSIEICTLPTWDVSYTHGAQSEEDDLTLTEEDLRRSPMTVGRRSSEAEIVFLTRLHPQPDTVSQSRHSPEPQRFSPSTLSPQPELLLQPTVNPQPVKLSPAIPKPQPGMPFSPNPLPELLFQPATSPDSKKFHQSRHKVEKESEPFSLKTQQSYVNEKTKEGNEMKEDFVQSCVSSKKQDHTITDKGNSPHTLKQVPPRQDSKADKIKQLKCFWEQEKNRPIFYTGKSKEAGDSSMTQIPSSAPGKLNKRFTKSEFDLRSICNESDSDHKGDSNLSSDSKRQNFTVFTMNQRLENSSPGLGANRSQFKNLRNFWGEATSNSRGPISSDKPKSLKKKEPMDAQNSMLELKQCVDPDFYSKSSPGRSQKVSARPPLDESRLKKTSSPSSPSSPSRPPYLVRGNKDREHQSRSKSIGAGSGAMIDTKVHQSKSRSVAVGSGAMIDTKANFSPQITVESELQRAPGVSRSSEEDFSREEKALKPQSTAGKESWSHKARKDSFGNSSGSGRASSLRRATSMFTLDMNEEQDQTSLLYPKKTLDISPFQAKRTQGRRQSADKQALLGSRRSSKSSDESESLTPRARAFVPRDYRHYLGITEKTSVHTALALAVKEQKEAEGPSGAELDLSGGLVRSSTLVGSEERYSRRNSKITQRPLALWSSQGSTDTGRESSFSASEKASSSTSETWSNSRISSNRDNYDEDQDHVQKALKRAQARPRNLAKSLEDITASMPPRQDRRLAPLDDIRRSSDASTLPSASSSLYSDTEHLKKMSKSVPSFLQNELSGSVMTMYSGDYGGVEVQGSIQFSINYVQKLREFHIFVAQCQDLAAVDPKRGRSDPYVKSYLVPDKANLGKRKTSVKKKTVNPIFNELLRYRLRMEYLRTQTLILSVWHHDTFGRNSFLGEVDVDLSKWDFNHTQMNYLALKSRPTSSLQPSDDRGEMKLAIRFLPQVSHSLGKDPPSNKGEVHIWVKDCKNLPLIRGATIDPYVKCFVLPDTSRKSRQKTRVLRRTVEPVFNHTMVYDGFRQEDLKEACVELTVWDRDKLASNFLGGLRLGPGTGRSYGAVVNWMDSNADEVALWERMMTSPNEWVEDVLPLRMLTTAKTVLK, from the exons ATGATAGACTTGAGCCATCTGACGGAGGAGGAACAGTCGATGATCATGACTGTGCTGAAGAGAGACGAAGAGCTGAAgaaagcagaggaggagaggatcaa ACAGCTGCAGAAAACCAGCGCCCCAGTGGAGAGCAGGCTCAAGTATCTGACAGGAGAGTGGTTTTACGAGGCCAAGTCTCTGAGACACAGGGATAAGATCCATGGCTCCGAAATCATCCTGGCCTCCATGAAGCAGAGGAAAGCAGGTTCTTTAG aTGGGTTTCTGTCCAGACCCAGAGCAGTCAGCAGTAAAGTCTCAGACATCACCCCCCCTCCAAAACCTGCCAGGCTCCTGGTGGCACCAACACGGCCCCAAGAGAACAG CGAAAGCCCCAGTGCAtcagatgcagagaaagagagactaaaTTCAGTGGTACGCTCCCCGGGAAGG CCAAGGCACAATCCTTTTAATCGAGCATCCCTTATTCTGGAAGTAGAAAAGACAGAAAAACAGTTATCCAATGGAAATCAAGAGGCTGAGAAAGCATCTGAAACGG AGCCCTTATCTCCCCTGAAGATTCACATGACAGCAGACTCCACCAGTCACAACTCAGCATGGTCTGCCACCTCCGAAGGGTCCTCTCTAGGATTCAGGCCTGTGCCCAAGAAGAGAACCTTCCTCTCCCGGCGCTCTCAGAGCTCTCTTACAGGCAGTGATGTCTCCGTTCCTGGGCAGCAAGGTCATGTAGCTGGGTCAAAGGTTACCGCCCCTGCCCCTCAGGGAAGTCTCCAACATGGCTCTAGCTGGGGCTCCAACCAGTCCAGCCAGGGGGCATTGGATGTTCAGTCAGAGAAAAGTACTCCATCTTCCATCTGTGAGTTACAGAACAATGCAACTCCAGTTTCTCCCTCTAGTCAGCAACTGAACACTTTGAGTCACCTCTCCCATAAGCCACTGAAGGATTTAACCCTAGTCTCCACCAATactgagctggagagagagaaagaggcccatgagagagagaagagagcagaggagccCTCAGATAACTCACTGAGGACCCCCTCTCTTCTTAGGGAAACTGAGAGTTCCAAAGTTCCATTGAGGCCCCTGAGTGAGCCAAAGCCTCTCAGACTGTTGGAGCTTAGACCAGTCACACACTCTGATaatgacagacacacagataaaTCCTACAGAGGTGGTCAGAAGAGTAGCGATGGTCTCATCCAGAGAGAGTTCGTCAGTATGAGTCCTcctcagagcagagagaggtctGATGGTCCATTTTCAGAACCTCTGTCCATACCACTCTCTCCGAGTTCAGAACTAACAGCCCCTTCTCACCACCAGCCTGCTCAGCATGCAGCCTTTCAACTCATTGAGATGCAGGACAAGGAGATGATAAGAACCTGCATTGTGGGCACTGCAAGCAGACAGGAGGACGATAGTCTGCCTCCAAGCACTGTAG AACAATGGATGCATCATGAACTCAAAAACCCTGGGGATAAGCCTGATAAGCATGTTCGTAAAAAACGATTAGGGCACAAACCTGCCTCTAAATTAGCCCCCCGTAGTCCCCAATCCACAGGGGAAGAGGGCGACTCCATATCTAAAGTCTTAGAGTGGTTCAGCCGCAGCACCGACAGCAATGACTGGCTGGAGACTGAAAGTGATCAACCAGACATGGAGGAAGACGTGATTGGCCCTGCGAAAACAGATACAGATGATCGGCCTACCTTTGAGAGCAGGTCTCAGCAGACGGAGGGGAAAGCTCTAGAGATGAAGAGAAAGCATGTTGACCCCAGCCTGGATATACAAAGTATTGGAGAAGGAGTGTCAGTGTGTTTAACACCAGATGTAGAGGATGGATCTCAGTCTGAATCCTCTGTGAATCAACCTCCTGACCAGTCACCTCTGAATACAGAAAGATCATACCAGCCCAAGAGACGCATGTCTgaggctgagaggctgagagcAGCATATAGGAAGGAGTTCAAGCAAGTGATGTTAGATAGAGAAGACGATGTGATATATAGGCAAGAGGATGTGAAGAACGTCAGTGGCCCTCCAGCCAAAGCTACTGGACCACAGGTCACAACACAGGAAGTcaaagagaaggaggaggtcCAAGATGAGAACCAACCACCCAAAATCTCCCACCTGAAGTCCTTCTGGGAGAAGGGCAACACCGGGCCCAAGATACTCATCAGCAGATCAATCACTGGCAAAGGACAGCAacaaatggagaaagagagagaactagcAGATAAGTCTCATAGAACTGTTCCTGGCCCAGAGTCATACAGTGTGGAGGGGTCGTCCAGGAAGAATCTCGGGGATAGAAAAGAGGATGAACGGTTAAGCCTAGATACTCAACAAAACTCTGCTAGTCAAGATGTGAGAAGTGTTCAGCCGAGTGTTAGCCCTTACAAACAGGAGGTATACACACCCAAACAGAGTGTTGTTATTGCTCCCTCTATAGAGATATGTACACTGCCAACCTGGGATGTTAGCTACACTCATGGGGCTCAAAGTGAAGAGGACGATTTGACATTAACAGAAGAAGATCTCAGAAGATCCCCAATGACAGTAGGCAGAAGAAGCTCAGAGGCAGAAATAGTCTTCCTAACTAGACTCCATCCTCAGCCTGACACGGTGTCCCAGTCCAGACACAGTCCAGAACCTCAGAGATTCTCCCCATCCACACTTAGTCCTCAGCCTGAACTGCTCCTTCAGCCCACAGTTAACCCCCAGCCTGTGAAGCTCTCACCTGCCATACCAAAACCCCAACCTGGCATGCCGTTCAGTCCCAATCCACTGCCTGAACTACTCTTCCAGCCTGCAACCAGCCCAGACTCTAAGAAGTTCCATCAGTCTAGACACAAGGTTGAAAAAGAAAGTGAACCGTTTTCCCTCAAAACTCAGCAGAGCTATGTCAATGAAAAAACAAAGGAGGGTAACGAAATGAAAGAAGATTTTGTGCAGTCATGTGTGTCCAGTAAAAAACAagaccacaccattacagataaaGGAAATAGCCCAcacactctgaagcaggttcccCCTCGACAGGATAGCAAGGCAGACAAGATAAAGCAGCTCAAGTGCTTCTgggagcaggagaagaacaggcCTATATTTTATACAGGTAAATCAAAAGAAGCAGGGGACTCCAGCATGACTCAAATTCCATCATCGGCCCCAGGAAAGCTGAATAAAAGGTTTACCAAGTCTGAGTTTGACCTGAGGTCAATCTGCAACGAATCAGACAGCGACCACAAAGGCGATTCCAACCTTTCCTCTGACAGTAAAAGACAGAATTTCACAGTCTTCACAATGAATCAAAGACTGGAGAATTCGTCCCCAGGTCTTGGAGCAAACCGCTCGCAGTTTAAGAATCTTCGTAACTTCTGGGGTGAGGCCACTTCGAATAGCAGAGGGCCGATCTCTTCTGACAAACCCAAAAGCCTCAAAAAGAAGGAGCCAATGGATGCCCAGAACTCAATGCTTGAGTTAAAGCAATGTGTTGACCCTGATTTCTATAGCAAATCTTCCCCCGGCCGGTCACAAAAGGTCAGTGCAAGACCACCTTTGGATGAGAGCCGGCTTAAGAAAACATCTTCACCTTCTTCACCATCTTCTCCATCTCGCCCTCCATATTTAGTCAGGGGAAACAAAGACCGAGAGCACCAGTCGAGGTCTAAATCGATTGGAGCGGGTTCAGGAGCTATGATTGACACTAAAGTGCACCAGTCAAAGTCTAGATCAGTTGCGGTGGGATCAGGAGCTATGATTGACACTAAAGCCAACTTCTCACCTCAAATCACCGTAGAGTCAGAGCTGCAAAGAGCCCCTGGTGTATCAAGGAGCTCAGAAGAGGACTTCAGCAGAGAGGAAAAGGCCCTGAAGCCCCAAAGCACTGCAGGAAAGGAATCTTGGTCTCACAAAGCTAGAAaagacagttttggaaactcaAGTGGAAGTGGACGTGCAAGTTCCCTTCGGCGTGCCACCAGTATGTTCACATTAGACATGAATGAGGAGCAGGACCAAACTTCTCTGTTGTACCCTAAAAAGACACTAGATATTAGTCCTTTTCAAGCTAAAAGGACACAGGGTAGACGACAGAGTGCTGACAAGCAAGCACTTCTTGGTTCAAGGAGGTCCTCAAAATCATCAGACGAGTCTGAATCTCTGACACCTCGCGCTCGGGCCTTTGTTCCCAGAGACTACCGCCATTACCTGGGGATCACAGAGAAGACCAGCGTCCACACTGCCCTTGCCCTGGCAGTGAAGGAGCAGAAGGAGGCAGAAGGCCCGTCTGGGGCTGAACTTGACCTGAGTGGTGGGCTTGTCAGATCCAGCACCCTAGTGGGCTCAGAGGAGCGCTACAGCAGGAGGAATAGCAAGATAACCCAGCGCCCCCTGGCCCTCTGGTCAAGCCAGGGCAGCACTGACACAGGACGTGAGTCATCATTCAGTGCGTCTGAGAAAGCATCGAGCAGCACGTCTGAAACTTGGTCTAACTCCAGGATCAGTTCAAACC GTGACAATTATGATGAGGATCAGGACCATGTACAGAAGGCATTGAAGAGAGCTCAGGCCCGCCCACGAAATCTGGCCAAAAGTCTTGAGGACATCACAGCATCCATGCCACCAC GACAAGATAGAAGGCTGGCTCCTCTTGATGACATCAGGCGAAGCAGTGATG catctaccctcccctctgcctCCTCATCCCTCTACTCTGACACCGAGCATTTGAAGAAGATGAGCAAGTCTGTTCCCTCGTTCCTGCAAAATGAG ctgaGTGGCAGTGTGATGACAATGTACAGTGGCGActatggaggtgtggaggtgcaGGGGAGCATCCAGTTCTCCATCAACTACGTCCAGAAGCTCAGGGAGTTCCACATCTTTGTGGCTCAGTGCCAAGATCTGGCGGCCGTCGACCCGAAGAGGGGCCGCTCTGACCC GTATGTTAAAAGTTACCTGGTGCCTGACAAAGCCAATCTAGGGAAGAGGAAAACGTCCGTGAAGAAGAAGACTGTCAACCCCATTTTCAACGAGCTCCTCAGA TATCGGCTTCGTATGGAGTACCTCCGAACTCAGACCCTCATTCTCTCCGTCTGGCACCATGACACCTTTGGCAGGAACAGTTTTCTGGGCGAAGTTGATGTGGACCTGTCCAAATGGGACTTTAACCACACCCAGATGAACTACTTAGCTCTGAAATCCagg CCCACATCCAGTCTGCAGCCCTCAGATGACAGAGGGGAGATGAAACTGGCCATACGCTTCCTGCCTCAGGTCTCCCACA GCCTAGGTAAGGACCCCCCCTCTAACAAAGGTGAGGTTCACATTTGGGTGAAAGACTGCAAGAACCTTCCCCTCATCAGAGGGGCCACCATCGACCCATATGTCAAGTG CTTCGTGCTCCCAGATACGAGCAGAAAGAGTCGTCAGAAGACACGGGTGCTGAGGAGGACGGTGGAGCCGGTGTTTAACCACACCATGGTGTACGACGGCTTCAGACAGGAAGACCTGAAAGAGGCTTGCGTGGAGCTAACCGTGTGGGACCGTGACAAGTTGGCTAGTAACTTCCTGGGCGGTCTAAGACTGGGGCCTGGCACAG GCAGAAGTTATGGGGCGGTGGTGAATTGGATGGACTCGAATGCTGACGAGGTAGCTCTATGGGAACGAATGATGACCTCTCCAAACGAATGGGTGGAGGATGTGCTGCCACTGAGAATGCTGACCACAGCAAAGACTGTGCTAAAATGA